From one bacterium genomic stretch:
- a CDS encoding protein BatD: protein MRKILTRIFVVLLAHAIVLASDVAVTARVDRKQISQDESLEYTVEISGDVSKVPNVALPKLGDFEVYSTGTSQSFTWVNGQSQNTKRYVFRMTPKRSGKLEIPAFALDIDGQRYMTQAQTVQVSAGGAPQTRNTNPQTTRRQGQSQQSGVAKDDLFIRTVVDKDTVYVNEQITLTFKFFQGIELLQGTDYVPPQKTGFWVEDLGPQRSIYQTVNGRDYRVTEIKSGLFPTAPGIQSIGQASLTCLVQERARNRDPFSIFNNFGVFGETKSVKLTSDPIAVVALPLPTQGKPVDFGGAVGQFTMTASVDRRTVPVNEPITMTVKISGVGNIKTVGMPSIPDMPDFRSYQAGDSENIERMDYVLGGSKIYEQVFIPKRAGTYTIPSLSFSYFDPKARSYKTITTDAIQIEATPSQDRFASQVQNLQTNRIDLAAKDIRYLKSDVGDLNTRRSQPLAMSPFFLALYLIPIIGYVAILQTQRRKERLETDHGFRRLKQARKMAEGRLARAKSSLIANDADGFYTEINRSLIEYFADRYNLPAYGLTADSIKAFAAGKQSDVLVAKMLELLQQCDFGRFAPGGSETAQMQKLLDDARQLIIDLEKTR, encoded by the coding sequence TTGCGAAAAATACTGACTCGGATATTTGTTGTTCTTCTGGCGCATGCGATCGTGCTTGCCAGTGACGTAGCCGTGACCGCACGAGTCGACCGCAAGCAGATCTCGCAAGACGAATCGCTTGAGTACACGGTCGAAATCAGCGGCGACGTATCGAAGGTGCCTAATGTGGCGTTGCCGAAGCTGGGGGATTTCGAGGTCTACTCGACAGGAACGAGCCAAAGCTTCACGTGGGTGAATGGTCAGTCGCAAAACACCAAGCGTTATGTATTCCGGATGACACCCAAGCGGTCAGGGAAGCTGGAGATACCGGCGTTTGCTCTTGATATTGACGGCCAACGTTACATGACTCAAGCGCAGACAGTTCAGGTAAGTGCCGGCGGTGCGCCGCAGACCAGAAATACAAATCCGCAGACAACAAGGCGACAAGGACAATCTCAGCAGAGCGGTGTAGCCAAGGATGACCTGTTTATCCGCACTGTTGTCGACAAGGACACTGTGTATGTCAATGAGCAGATTACACTGACATTCAAGTTCTTTCAGGGGATTGAACTGCTGCAGGGTACTGACTATGTCCCACCCCAGAAGACGGGGTTTTGGGTCGAGGACTTGGGGCCGCAGCGGTCAATTTATCAGACTGTCAATGGACGCGACTACCGGGTGACCGAGATCAAGAGCGGACTCTTCCCGACGGCTCCGGGAATTCAATCGATTGGGCAGGCGAGTCTAACTTGTTTGGTTCAGGAACGGGCACGAAATCGCGATCCGTTTTCGATCTTCAACAATTTTGGTGTTTTTGGCGAAACGAAGAGCGTTAAACTGACTTCTGATCCGATTGCTGTTGTTGCCCTGCCATTGCCGACTCAAGGCAAGCCCGTTGATTTCGGCGGTGCGGTGGGCCAATTCACGATGACAGCGAGCGTCGACAGGCGAACCGTGCCGGTAAATGAGCCGATTACGATGACGGTGAAGATTTCCGGAGTTGGCAATATTAAGACTGTTGGAATGCCATCGATTCCAGACATGCCCGATTTCCGCAGTTATCAGGCGGGTGATTCTGAAAATATCGAACGAATGGACTATGTGTTGGGCGGCAGCAAGATCTATGAGCAAGTGTTTATCCCGAAGCGCGCCGGCACTTATACGATCCCGTCGCTAAGTTTCTCGTACTTTGATCCAAAGGCTCGCAGTTACAAGACTATTACGACGGATGCGATTCAGATTGAAGCGACGCCATCGCAAGATAGGTTTGCTTCGCAGGTGCAGAATCTTCAGACCAATCGCATCGATCTTGCGGCGAAGGACATTCGCTATTTGAAGTCGGATGTTGGTGATTTGAATACACGCCGCAGTCAGCCGCTGGCGATGAGCCCGTTCTTTCTCGCATTGTATTTGATTCCGATTATCGGCTATGTGGCGATTCTGCAGACGCAGCGACGCAAAGAGAGGTTGGAAACCGATCACGGCTTCCGGCGGCTGAAGCAGGCGCGCAAAATGGCAGAAGGCAGGCTGGCACGTGCCAAGTCGAGCCTAATTGCAAATGACGCCGATGGGTTCTACACCGAGATCAATCGCTCACTGATAGAGTATTTTGCCGACCGCTACAACTTGCCGGCTTACGGACTGACGGCGGATAGTATCAAAGCATTTGCGGCGGGCAAACAAAGCGATGTTCTTGTCGCAAAGATGCTTGAGTTGCTGCAACAGTGCGATTTTGGCAGATTCGCCCCGGGAGGTTCTGAGACAGCGCAGATGCAGAAGTTGCTTGATGATGCACGGCAGTTGATTATTGATCTGGAGAAGACGCGTTGA